A stretch of the Rosa rugosa chromosome 5, drRosRugo1.1, whole genome shotgun sequence genome encodes the following:
- the LOC133712331 gene encoding F-box protein At3g07870-like has product MQISYSAVTCRAFLSPAMKKIKLKQTHQATNTDQQEEEHDNQSDIFHLPNYIILEILSRIPIKTLIQCRSVCKSWRHSLSDSHFTKSLFSQTPTCILLQNSSTINPKSPRLFLIDLDKASGRNDVVIRLPKDPNVPTRGVQVVGSCNGLLCVYDRLNCGQLYISNPIIGESLTLPAPRMEIDYQFVCGFGFCPSNEVYKVVVVTSPSEGTDHGEVKVLTVGSGVWKSIGNCVYHFGYQPYGVYMNGFLHWIVQTSEGSVSICAFDIENESFRELPPPPCCLKKCVISIGVLEGWLSVFVRSGSNINVWMMKDYGVEESWTKELVVKEKSSGMIGKLFGHSTRSSSAAQVLKFTKKGQVLLLDKYKLHVYTPGKRGFVPLEIDGVPYMVEAFAHIPSFISLANAIRG; this is encoded by the coding sequence atgcAGATCTCATACTCAGCCGTTACATGTAGAGCTTTCCTCTCTCCAGCCATGAAGAAAATCAAACTCAAGCAAACCCACCAAGCAACCAACACTGATCAACAAGAAGAAGAGCATGATAATCAATCCGATATTTTCCACCTTCCAAACTACATAATACTGGAGATACTCTCCAGAATCCCAATCAAAACCCTCATCCAATGCCGCTCTGTGTGCAAGTCATGGCGTCATTCACTCTCGGACTCCCACTTCACCAAGTCTCTATTTTCCCAAACACCCACTTGCATTTTGCTCCAGAATAGCAGCACCATCAACCCAAAATCCCCAAGGCTCTTCTTGATTGATCTAGACAAGGCCTCCGGCAGGAACGACGTCGTAATTAGGCTCCCCAAAGACCCTAATGTCCCAACTCGGGGTGTGCAAGTTGTGGGTTCCTGCAATGGCCTGCTCTGCGTGTATGATAGGCTCAACTGTGGCCAACTTTATATCTCCAACCCCATTATCGGTGAGTCTTTAACACTTCCAGCACCTAGGATGGAAATTGATTATCAGTTTGtttgtgggtttggattttgtcCTAGTAATGAGGTTTATAAAGTAGTTGTGGTTACTTCTCCAAGTGAAGGAACTGATCATGGAGAGGTGAAGGTTTTGACTGTTGGGTCTGGGGTTTGGAAAAGCATTGGGAATTGTGTGTACCATTTTGGGTACCAACCATATGGGGTTTATATGAATGGGTTTCTTCATTGGATTGTTCAAACTAGTGAGGGTTCTGTTTCGATTTGTGCCTTTGACATTGAAAATGAGAGTTTCCGAGAGCTTCCACCGCCGCCTTGTTGTTTGAAAAAATGTGTCATTAGCATTGGAGTCCTGGAAGGTTGGCTCTCTGTGTTTGTTCGGTCCGGAAGTAACATCAATGTGTGGATGATGAAAGATTATGGGGTTGAGGAGTCTTGGACCAAAGAGCTTGTTGTCAAAGAAAAATCGTCAGGCATGATTGGGAAATTGTTTGGTCACTCGACTCGATCTTCTTCTGCTGCTCAAGTGTTGAAGTTTACAAAGAAGGGGCAAGTCTTGCTGTTGGATAAGTATAAACTGCATGTTTATACTCCTGGAAAAAGAGGTTTTGTACCACTTGAGATTGATGGGGTACCATATATGGTTGAAGCATTTGCCCATATTCCTAGCTTTATTTCGCTTGCCAATGCCATTAGGGGTTAG